The window CTCTATTTAGAGGGCATGGAAAAAGAAGAAATATATCTTGGCTTGCTAGTGCATTGCAGCAGATGTGCAGTTCTGCGAGAAATACATTGAGCAAAAGATAGTGATCTGATCATGAAAGTGGATTATGATCAGTTTCCTTATTAGGAAGCTTTTATCTACTTGTTCCTTGATCTGATCTGTTTCCTTATTAGGCCTTGTTGCAatgaaaagatttttttttgaatcaagGCTACCCCATTTCCATTGCACAAATGCAAAAGATATTATATGCAAAATAAGTCATTTTTCAAGCACTATATCATTGAGTTGTTTAACggacaattttttttaatcaaaCCTAAATATAGCGCTAGCACAGGTATCGTACAGGTGGTTTGATTTTGACAAAAGCCGAATAAATCCTCACCTTGGGCCATATTACTGCAGGAAGATCACCTTTTATTCAGCGAGCCTTTCCCAGCTAGCCAATTACCTTGAGAGCTTCATTTCTACTGCTCCTGTAAAGCTTCATCTCTTTTCCGCTTTATCCCCTTCTAATCATGACAGCTTCTTCACACCAAGTTTAACCTTAAGGCGGTATAGGGCCTAATATATTCCCCTGTGTATAGAGTTGGAACCATTTTGGTCTTTTCTGTTCTGCTTTATGTAAAGGTTGCATGAATTTATTCTGCTCAAGTCCTGTTAGAGGTTTGCAGCCATCGACATAGTAGTGTGGGAACCAAGAACTACGGCGGGAATTCGACGACTAATTTCTGTGGATCCATAACTACTGAAATGCAGATTCAGGCGACGTTGCCATGGGTTTTCCGTGCAGGGGTTTCCCTGTTACACTGCACGCCACGAATTGATCCGTGGTGTACTATCACCAATTGGAGGTGTAAGATGTTGTGTTCAGACTATCACTCTGTTGCAAattgatgcatgaaggatattaTGCTCATTCACAATTGATCTATCACTCGGAAGTTCAGGCTGGCATCTCCTGATCTTTTGCCAGCAGCTTCTCCCCAAGTCAGATGCTCGCTATAAAGTTGCAGCAACATGCTACGATTCAGCCCTAGTATTTGAAGTTTGAATCTCATAGATACATGCAGCACTCAACTGATAGGCAACGGACAACTTAGTGAAGCCAGATAAAACCAACAGCACAGCTCATGTCGGAATTCTCTACTGTATTGAATAAAAATGCTTTAGAACAATCACAAGATATAATTACAAAGATTATCCTCTACTAATTCTTCTCACAtctcagaggcagagcagtggAACAACACGGTCTCAGTAGCTGCAGAAAGGAATCGGGTGTACAAAGCTCTCTTTTgcaatataaaaaaaaatacaggTGTCCCTAAATTATTTGCGTCCGTGAAGAGCTTCATAATTACTGCCAGCATTAGCTGCTGCTCGCCCAGATCCATAGGCTGGAGGCTGTGTGGCCAACCCATAGGGAGAGGAACCCTGTGCAGCAGCAAAGGCAGACGGTGCCTGTGCTAGACCATAGGATGACAGTTGCTGTGTGTGTCCATACGCAGCTGGTGCCTGTGTTTGCCCGTAGGATGCTAGCGCCTGAGCTGAGCCATAGGGACGTGCTGTTGCTGCGCCGTAGGATGATGGAACGGACGCAGATGCATGCGATGGTGGCATCTGTACAGATCCGTAGGTGGATGCAGATTGTACCCATGCATATGGAGGTGGTGCTGTCTGATTGGATCCATAGGAACCGGCACTGCTCCCATGAGCCACAGTAGCGGCTCCCTGTCCTCCAATTGCAGGTCCCTTTGAAGCATCATACCCAGCACTCTTCAAAGAGTCAAAGCCAGCAGAAACCCTTGATACATCATGGGTTCCAGATTTTGATGAATTGAAACTGGCAACACGAGAAGCATCATACGTATTGCCTCTTGGTGGATCAAATCCAGAATGAATACCACTTCCAGCTGGGCTTCCACTTAAAGGGTCTACCAGATTAGTAGTTGTCCTTGCCTAAATTGATATTAAAATCATATTGTTAAAGCTAAATAAATATGGATCCAAGACATAGTAAGCTGAAGATAGAAGATCAGGAATGCTACAAAATGGTAGACTAATTGCTTTATGACCCCTTTCGTACAGTAAGATAAGCATCTATTAACTTCACAccagaaaagaagaaagaaacaaagGCACCAAGGAACAAACTTCAAGTAAACAAACATAATTCCTAAAAAAAAGGTAACCAAACATATAATCCAAGATTCGTAGTTACCCTTCCCTAGCTATCAGCAACTACTTATTGGGCTCATGGCTACTCAAGGTGAAAAAAGGGGGCTTCCAGATCACTGATTCAATAGTACTACAGTACATAACACCCAAACTAAAACAACTTGACATAGTGGGTATGTGCCATCATCAAACAAACTGGAATATATTTTTTAGAATTCTATGAGTTCTCTCAAAATTTCTATACAAAAGAACACAAGTTTAGCTACAACTGTGGACTGCATAGTTTGAGAGCACGATCCTAGAGCATAGTTCAGAACATCAGATTCCCCCAAAAAAAACATGCTAGTTATATCAAACTTCCCCTCGTATATATAATAGTATGCTAAAGAAATGATTCTTCCAACTGATTGCAAATCCAGCCAAATGCGCGACATGCAAACAACATGGCCATATCATGTAAATTATGGTGATTTGATAGATATATTACAACTGAAAGTTAAGATCATCTTTCATATAAGGATTGTCTAAACAGAGCAAATAACTGCAGATCAAGAAGATGAAAGAAGTCAGGAATGAATAGCAACCCAGTAGATCGCCTGGAACACATGCTGATTAGGCACTAAAGGGTACACTGTCCCCAGCAGATGGCACTGAAAGTGTTGACGTAGCGCCACATTGGGAGTCACTGGCAGTGCCGGCCAGCAGGATGCCCAGGAGATGGCAGGAGAGGATCTAGGATTTAGGACGGATGCCTGAATGGGGAATGGCGTGGAGAAGACGAACAATGAAATGAGGCATCTAGCTCAGACAGGACCATGCTCATGTGTTTGCATCATCAGAGACCGAGGGAGATCAACAACTGGGTGAACGGCTAGGCTGAGAATGATCCCTCTCCAATTTATGCACTGAAGTGTGGATGCCGACACCTTAACTTCAATTTAACCATTCATGATGACTTAAATTCATTAAATTTTGGAAGTAATCAATTATGAAAAAATCCTTACAACAAAAGGTTTCAACTTCCATTTAATGAACATATATTTTTATGCTGAGGAAAGTTTATGCAAAAGTTGCTTCGTGGTGGCATACACTTACAATTACAACGATAAAACATACTGATGAAGACAACAAAACAATTCACTGGGTATGATGGCAATCGGCATCCCTACCCTAAGCTACACTCTAGAAGAACCAGAGATGCTCACCTGTGCTCTTCCATAACCATCATAAGCAATTTGTCCAACAGAAAGATGGCTAGATGTACCATCATCCTTTTGACCAGTAATGGGATTGTAAAAAATACCTATACAAATAGTGTTTCATGCTTAAATGCACACAATTGAAAACCTCCTTTAGTAGTACGGGAAATAACTGATAAACGACAAGCGCCATACCACTTTTGTCAAGATTAACTGCATTCCTCATCTCAGCACGAAGTTTTTCCAGCTCTGTAACCATGGAGTCATAATTCCTCTTCATAGCCTGCAGCGATTCAGAGTGATCCACCCTAAGTTTCCTTTCATACTCATACGTAGACCTGAAATACAAATAGCACATGCAAAGATGTGGTCAATCACATATAGAGCAACATACATACTAAAGAATAAACGAAGCACCTGCCACGGACCTGACGTGCTCATATTCTTGTCTTGCAGCATCCCGTTCAGCAATGAGCGCGGGAAGCTGCTGCGCCTCACCAAGGTTCCTCTGCAGGTCCTTGCTTAGCTTCTGAACATTTGTCGCCATGTTTTGCCTCAACGCCACAAGGTTCTGTGCCTCGGCGTGCGCCTGCTGCAGCTCCACCTTCACGGACTCGCAGGTCTTCAGTTCGGCCTCCATCTTCCCAACCTTGTCAAGGAGCCCCCTCAtctcctgctcctcggcggcttTCGCGGCCTCCCCCTGCGCCTGCAGCCTCTGCAGCTCCTGCTGCGCTGCCGCCAGCTCCTTCCTCAGCGAAGAGTGGCTGACGGCGAGCCGGTCGTTCTCCACCGCCAGCTTCTGCATCTCCACGCGCTGTGCAGCGAGCTTCTGCTCCAGgacctccggcggcggcagcatgtCGTAGGGGAACGGCCCGGGCCCGGGCACatgccccggcggcggcagatgCATCCCCGGCCCGTACGGGTCACGGACCTCCCGGTGCATCATCCCATGCGCCGTGGGAACTGGACCCTGACCGGgcccggggccggggccggggagcGCCCGGTGGTGGTAAGGGGGCATGCCGGCGGCAGGCTTGACGCGGGGCATAGGGTTCAGTGGAATCCCCAAATCGTCTGGAAACCAAATTCCGCGCAAACACCTAGGGCACCGCCGATTCTCCTATGGCGACAATTGGGGTTGAACGCGCGCGATGGGGAGGAGGAACCTAATCGAACCATGGATGGACGAAAGGGTTGGATTAGTAGTCAGTAGGGCACAAATCCGCAAATGGCTGGATGCAGGGTGAGATTTGGATTCGATTGAGAACCAAACAAACTCTTAGAGCAAGGAATGCATCAGAGAAAAGTCAGGGTTACTTACGAGCAAGAGGAAGAAGGGTGCCCCAGGAAGGAATGGAGAAGTCCGAATGGATGCCCACGCCACGGCGGTCCACTACGGCACTACCCGTAGGAGCGGGAAGCAGGATGAGAAGGGCGCGGATTCCGGCGAGGGAAGACCTGGTTTTGCTctgccccgtcgccggcggggataaataaaaaaactactgATGAGAGGACGAATGATGTTTAAGCATGTGTTTAGTTCAGAGATTAAGAGGGATGATTTGGGTCCAACTCTATTTTTTGTTGCCTTGAACTGGTCTCGTATTTTTTTTAGACCTCAACCTTTCAAATACAAGTTGTAGCATTTAA is drawn from Panicum virgatum strain AP13 chromosome 1N, P.virgatum_v5, whole genome shotgun sequence and contains these coding sequences:
- the LOC120654934 gene encoding protein FLX-like 2, giving the protein MPRVKPAAGMPPYHHRALPGPGPGPGQGPVPTAHGMMHREVRDPYGPGMHLPPPGHVPGPGPFPYDMLPPPEVLEQKLAAQRVEMQKLAVENDRLAVSHSSLRKELAAAQQELQRLQAQGEAAKAAEEQEMRGLLDKVGKMEAELKTCESVKVELQQAHAEAQNLVALRQNMATNVQKLSKDLQRNLGEAQQLPALIAERDAARQEYEHVRSTYEYERKLRVDHSESLQAMKRNYDSMVTELEKLRAEMRNAVNLDKSGIFYNPITGQKDDGTSSHLSVGQIAYDGYGRAQARTTTNLVDPLSGSPAGSGIHSGFDPPRGNTYDASRVASFNSSKSGTHDVSRVSAGFDSLKSAGYDASKGPAIGGQGAATVAHGSSAGSYGSNQTAPPPYAWVQSASTYGSVQMPPSHASASVPSSYGAATARPYGSAQALASYGQTQAPAAYGHTQQLSSYGLAQAPSAFAAAQGSSPYGLATQPPAYGSGRAAANAGSNYEALHGRK